In Elusimicrobiota bacterium, the following proteins share a genomic window:
- the tsf gene encoding translation elongation factor Ts, producing the protein MSPSTDLITKLRSMTGAGIMDCKTALAHAKDDIDKAIQFLREKGIASAVKKAERVAKQGLVHSYIHAGGKLGVLVEINCETDFVARTEDFQKLAKEIAMQIAAANPLYIKREDIPAEVIEKEKEIYKVQLKEEGKPENVWDKIIVGKLEKFYSQVCLLDQPYIRDTSGKEKVKDLITNAVAKIGENIMIRRFSRFVLGEY; encoded by the coding sequence ATGAGCCCATCAACTGATTTAATTACAAAACTTCGCTCAATGACGGGAGCAGGAATTATGGACTGTAAAACTGCTCTTGCGCATGCTAAGGACGATATTGATAAGGCAATACAATTCTTAAGGGAAAAAGGTATTGCGTCTGCCGTGAAAAAAGCCGAAAGGGTTGCAAAACAGGGTTTGGTGCACTCATATATACATGCCGGCGGGAAGCTTGGCGTACTTGTTGAAATAAACTGTGAAACAGATTTTGTCGCAAGAACTGAAGATTTTCAAAAACTCGCAAAAGAAATAGCTATGCAGATAGCCGCAGCAAATCCTCTATACATCAAACGGGAGGACATTCCTGCCGAAGTCATTGAAAAAGAAAAAGAAATCTATAAAGTCCAGCTTAAAGAAGAAGGAAAACCTGAAAATGTTTGGGATAAAATTATTGTAGGTAAACTGGAAAAATTTTATTCTCAAGTTTGTCTTTTGGATCAGCCATATATAAGGGATACTTCGGGCAAAGAAAAGGTTAAAGATTTAATAACGAATGCCGTTGCAAAGATCGGCGAAAATATTATGATTCGTCGTTTTTCACGTTTTGTGTTGGGCGAATATTGA
- the rpsB gene encoding 30S ribosomal protein S2, producing MSNISMKALLEAGVHFGHQTRRWNPKMAKFIFGTRNKIHIVDLQKTVKELKKAYKFVRDSVSEEKSVLFVGTKKQAQVPLKEESLRCGAFFVCDRWLGGTLTNFETIKKSISRLHELTKMKAEGVFKLLSKKEESQKEKERIRLDKSLEGIKEMKELPGIVFIVDPSEEATAVAEARKLHIPIVAICDTNCDPDLIDYPVPGNDDAIRAVKLFCSIMADAVLEGKGQLNKQEESSSNLDRSESDSEENIATEKVLETETKSKNKGEVQNEPIN from the coding sequence ATGTCAAACATTTCAATGAAAGCGTTGCTGGAAGCAGGTGTTCATTTTGGACACCAGACTAGAAGATGGAATCCCAAAATGGCAAAATTCATTTTTGGAACGAGAAACAAGATACACATCGTGGACCTGCAGAAGACCGTAAAAGAACTTAAAAAAGCGTATAAATTTGTGCGGGATTCGGTATCTGAAGAAAAATCCGTGCTTTTTGTAGGCACTAAAAAACAGGCGCAAGTTCCTCTTAAAGAAGAGTCTTTGAGGTGCGGCGCTTTTTTTGTATGCGACCGCTGGCTTGGAGGAACACTTACTAATTTTGAAACCATTAAAAAATCAATATCAAGACTTCATGAACTCACAAAGATGAAAGCTGAAGGAGTCTTTAAACTTTTATCCAAAAAGGAAGAGTCACAGAAAGAAAAAGAAAGAATACGGCTGGATAAATCGCTTGAAGGAATAAAGGAAATGAAAGAATTGCCGGGAATAGTTTTCATTGTAGATCCTTCCGAAGAAGCTACCGCGGTGGCTGAGGCAAGAAAACTTCATATCCCGATTGTTGCCATATGTGACACAAACTGCGATCCCGACTTGATTGATTATCCGGTACCCGGAAATGATGACGCTATCAGAGCAGTAAAACTTTTCTGTTCCATAATGGCGGATGCCGTTTTAGAAGGAAAGGGGCAATTAAACAAACAAGAAGAAAGTTCTTCAAATCTTGATAGATCAGAATCTGATTCAGAAGAAAATATAGCTACAGAAAAAGTTTTAGAGACCGAAACAAAATCAAAAAATAAAGGAGAGGTACAAAATGAGCCCATCAACTGA